The following are from one region of the Vitis riparia cultivar Riparia Gloire de Montpellier isolate 1030 chromosome 14, EGFV_Vit.rip_1.0, whole genome shotgun sequence genome:
- the LOC117930555 gene encoding uncharacterized protein LOC117930555 — protein MIQHDQYRPIAPIRPVGPTYLHPPPQPVYGTQAPRGRLCSSIIRFRTDLHYAYHQRAGHDTDSCSALRHAIQDLIDQGLVDLGRPGVAIDPLPTHDTRAIPPPPEGVHLIEFAGDEIFMMGWDGKAPQPISLYEKSDFVGYIPRQQIPRPFSLTPDEIYGPPLVSPVYLQHVPPMTPFILFPEEYRPPHRDVQIVTRSGRVAQPPPVDRPFASIAAREEVQREDDEILRQLRTTQPRISIWSLLASSSTHKDALVRALDQIRVDTATTPEGLIHMLTADRATCIVFSDDDLPLEGSNHVRPLFIYVVYSGRRVPSILLDNGSALNVCPLVTAIALGFRQPILGSTQTVRAYDGTQRTVMGTLSTHVMIGPVSYSIVFQVLRIQSSFNLLLGRPWIHEAGARPSSLHQKVKFIHEGRIITIQSDRDILTLFEPVLHISHNEDDLHLTGFTFDEVQVVSLEDGSRDMVPMSFDQHSSTLVLSMMRGYIPIEADARYMSQLRRDRVRARMFGIPFDYPLRPYTFQLADYFIRGSEHTLRIEGTVHIPETVKIQDIQ, from the exons ATGATACAGCATGATCAGTACAGACCAATTGCTCCCATTAGGCCAGTAGGACCTACTTATCTACATCCGCCACCACAGCCGGTATATGGTACACAGGCACCCAGAGGCCGCCTATGCAGTTCCATCATCA GATTCAGGACAGATCTTCACTATGCCTACCATCAAAGAGCAGGCCATGATACAGACAGTTGTTCAGCACTGAGACATGCCATTCAGGATTTGATAGATCAGggcttggttgatttggggCGCCCGGGTGTGGCCATAGACCCGTTACCTACTCATGACACTAGAGCAATACCTCCACCCCCGGAAGGGGTACATTTGATTGAGTTTGCAGGGGATGAGATATTTATGATGGGTTGGGATGGAAAGGCTCCTCAGCCGATCAGTCTATATGAGAAGTCAGATTTTGTTGGATATATACCTAGACAGCAGATCCCTAGGCCATTCAGTTTGACCCCGGACGAGATTTATGGGCCGCCTCTAGTATCACCGGTATACTTACAACATGTGCCACCTATGACACCCTTCATTCTGTTCCCAGAGGAATATAGGCCCCCTCATAGAGATGTTCAGATAGTTACACGGAGTGGAAGGGTAGCACAACCTCCACCCGTTGACAGGCCATTTGCTAGTATAGCTGCCAGAGAGGAGGTTCAGAGGGAAGATGATGAGATATTACGCCAGCTGCGTACTACTCAACCTCGCATATCTATTTGGAGCCTTTTGGCCTCATCTAGTACACACAAAGATGCATTGGTCAGAGCCCTTGACCAGATTAGGGTTGACACTGCTACTACCCCAGAGGGGCTTATTCACATGTTGACAGCTGATAGAGCTACATGCATAGTGTTTtctgatgatgacttgccactaGAGGGATCAAATCATGTTCGACCCTTATTCATTTATGTTGTTTATTCAGGCCGTCGGGTGCCGTCTATTCTGCTGGACAATGGTTCTGCCCTGAACGTCTGTCCATTGGTTACTGCTATTGCACTTGGGTTTCGCCAGCCGATTTTGGGTTCTACACAAACTGTTCGAGCTTATGATGGGACTCAGAGGACAGTTATGGGTACACTCAGTACACATGTCATGATCGGGCCAGTTAGTTACTCCATAGTATTTCAGGTTTTAAGGATTCAGTCATCCTTTAACTTGCTTCTTGGTCGCCCATGGATTCATGAGGCTGGTGCTAGaccatcttcccttcatcagaaggtgaagttcatacaCGAGGGGCGCATTATCACGATACAGTCTGATAGAGATATTCTCACTTTGTTTGAGCCAGTGTTACATATCAGTCACAATGAGGATGACTTACATTTGACCGGGTTTACGTTCGATGAGGTTCAAGTTGTCAGCTTAGAGGATGGCAGCAGAGATATGGTACCTATGTCGTTCGACCAGCACAGCAGCACTTTGGTGCTCAGCATGATGAGAG GTTACATCCCCATAGAGGCTGATGCACGTTATATGTCACAGCTGCGCAGGGATAGGGTGAGGGCTCGCATGTTTGGCATTCCATTTGATTATCCCCTTCGCCCATACACCTTCCAGTTGGCCGACTACTTCATTAGGGGTTCAGAGCATACACTTCGCATAGAGGGGACTGTTCACATTCCAGAGACAGTTAAGATTCAGGACATCCAGTAG